A part of Salvelinus sp. IW2-2015 linkage group LG16, ASM291031v2, whole genome shotgun sequence genomic DNA contains:
- the LOC111975425 gene encoding ELAV-like protein 1-B isoform X1: MAVRRGHIRYLKVCEVQSCQGDNRESQRHGSKGSINIKQVVYDNDYDEHMADEPKDAKTNLIVNYLPQNMSQDELRSLFSSIGEVESAKLIRDKVAGNPYHKNQSHSLGYGFVNYVNASDAERAINTLNGLRLQSKTIKVSFARPSSDGIKDANLYISGLPKTMTQKDVEDMFTRYGQIINSRVLVDQASGLSRGVAFIRFDKRAEAEDAIKDLNGQKPPGASEPITVKFAANPNQAKNSQVINQLNHNQGRRFGGPVHHQAQRFRFSPMSVDHMSSMSTVSAEGNSTAGWCIFIYNLGQDADEGILWQMFGPFGAVTNVKVIRDFNTNKCKGFGFVTMTNYEEAAMAIASLNGYRLGDKILQVSFKTSKGGHK, encoded by the exons ATGGCAGTCAGAAGGGGACACATCAGATACCTCAAA GTGTGTGAGGTACAGAGTTGTCAGGGTGACAACAGAGAGTCACAACGGCATGGAAGTAAGGGTTCAATTAACATAAAG CAAGTAGTTTATGATAACGATTACGACGAACACATGGCAGATGAGCCTAAAGATGCCAAAACCAACCTTATCGTCAATTACCTGCCCCAAAACATGAGCCAGGACGAGTTGCGGAGTCTCTTCAGCAGCATCGGCGAGGTGGAGTCTGCCAAACTCATCCGCGATAAAGTGGCAGGTAATCCCTATCACAAAAACCAGA gCCACAGTTTAGGGTACGGATTTGTTAACTATGTTAACGCTAGTGATGCAGAAAGGGCTATCAATACCCTCAATGGGCTGAGACTACAGTCTAAAACTATCAAG GTGTCCTTCGCCAGGCCGAGCTCTGACGGTATTAAGGATGCCAATCTTTACATTAGTGGGCTGCCCAAGACCATGACCCAGAAAGACGTGGAGGATATGTTCACACGCTATGGCCAGATCATCAACTCACGTGTCTTGGTCGATCAGGCCTCAG GCCTGTCCAGGGGTGTGGCCTTTATCCGCTTTGACAAACGGGCTGAGGCGGAGGATGCCATTAAAGACCTGAATGGGCAGAAACCCCCTGGGGCCTCAGAGCCCATCACAGTGAAGTTTGCTGCCAACCCCAACCAGGCCAAGAACTCCCAGGTCATCAACCAACTCAACCACAACCAGGGTCGGCGCTTTGGGGGCCCAGTACACCACCAGGCCCAGAGATTCAG GTTCTCTCCGATGAGTGTAGACCACATGAGCAGCATGTCTACGGTCAGCGCTGAAGGGAACTCCACGGCCGGCTGGTGTATCTTCATTTACAACCTGGGCCAGGACGCTGACGAGGGCATCCTGTGGCAGATGTTCGGGCCCTTCGGAGCCGTCACCAACGTCAAGGTCATCCGCGACTTCAACACCAATAAGTGCAAAGGCTTCGGCTTCGTCACCATGACCAACTACGAGGAGGCGGCCATGGCCATCGCCAGCCTCAACGGTTACCGGCTTGGAGACAAGATACTGCAGGTTTCCTTCAAAACCAGCAAGGGGGGTCACAAGTAA
- the LOC111975425 gene encoding ELAV-like protein 1-B isoform X2, with the protein MAVRRGHIRYLKVCEVQSCQGDNRESQRHGSKGSINIKQVVYDNDYDEHMADEPKDAKTNLIVNYLPQNMSQDELRSLFSSIGEVESAKLIRDKVAGHSLGYGFVNYVNASDAERAINTLNGLRLQSKTIKVSFARPSSDGIKDANLYISGLPKTMTQKDVEDMFTRYGQIINSRVLVDQASGLSRGVAFIRFDKRAEAEDAIKDLNGQKPPGASEPITVKFAANPNQAKNSQVINQLNHNQGRRFGGPVHHQAQRFRFSPMSVDHMSSMSTVSAEGNSTAGWCIFIYNLGQDADEGILWQMFGPFGAVTNVKVIRDFNTNKCKGFGFVTMTNYEEAAMAIASLNGYRLGDKILQVSFKTSKGGHK; encoded by the exons ATGGCAGTCAGAAGGGGACACATCAGATACCTCAAA GTGTGTGAGGTACAGAGTTGTCAGGGTGACAACAGAGAGTCACAACGGCATGGAAGTAAGGGTTCAATTAACATAAAG CAAGTAGTTTATGATAACGATTACGACGAACACATGGCAGATGAGCCTAAAGATGCCAAAACCAACCTTATCGTCAATTACCTGCCCCAAAACATGAGCCAGGACGAGTTGCGGAGTCTCTTCAGCAGCATCGGCGAGGTGGAGTCTGCCAAACTCATCCGCGATAAAGTGGCAG gCCACAGTTTAGGGTACGGATTTGTTAACTATGTTAACGCTAGTGATGCAGAAAGGGCTATCAATACCCTCAATGGGCTGAGACTACAGTCTAAAACTATCAAG GTGTCCTTCGCCAGGCCGAGCTCTGACGGTATTAAGGATGCCAATCTTTACATTAGTGGGCTGCCCAAGACCATGACCCAGAAAGACGTGGAGGATATGTTCACACGCTATGGCCAGATCATCAACTCACGTGTCTTGGTCGATCAGGCCTCAG GCCTGTCCAGGGGTGTGGCCTTTATCCGCTTTGACAAACGGGCTGAGGCGGAGGATGCCATTAAAGACCTGAATGGGCAGAAACCCCCTGGGGCCTCAGAGCCCATCACAGTGAAGTTTGCTGCCAACCCCAACCAGGCCAAGAACTCCCAGGTCATCAACCAACTCAACCACAACCAGGGTCGGCGCTTTGGGGGCCCAGTACACCACCAGGCCCAGAGATTCAG GTTCTCTCCGATGAGTGTAGACCACATGAGCAGCATGTCTACGGTCAGCGCTGAAGGGAACTCCACGGCCGGCTGGTGTATCTTCATTTACAACCTGGGCCAGGACGCTGACGAGGGCATCCTGTGGCAGATGTTCGGGCCCTTCGGAGCCGTCACCAACGTCAAGGTCATCCGCGACTTCAACACCAATAAGTGCAAAGGCTTCGGCTTCGTCACCATGACCAACTACGAGGAGGCGGCCATGGCCATCGCCAGCCTCAACGGTTACCGGCTTGGAGACAAGATACTGCAGGTTTCCTTCAAAACCAGCAAGGGGGGTCACAAGTAA
- the LOC111975425 gene encoding ELAV-like protein 1 isoform X3, translating to MTQKDVEDMFTRYGQIINSRVLVDQASGLSRGVAFIRFDKRAEAEDAIKDLNGQKPPGASEPITVKFAANPNQAKNSQVINQLNHNQGRRFGGPVHHQAQRFRFSPMSVDHMSSMSTVSAEGNSTAGWCIFIYNLGQDADEGILWQMFGPFGAVTNVKVIRDFNTNKCKGFGFVTMTNYEEAAMAIASLNGYRLGDKILQVSFKTSKGGHK from the exons ATGACCCAGAAAGACGTGGAGGATATGTTCACACGCTATGGCCAGATCATCAACTCACGTGTCTTGGTCGATCAGGCCTCAG GCCTGTCCAGGGGTGTGGCCTTTATCCGCTTTGACAAACGGGCTGAGGCGGAGGATGCCATTAAAGACCTGAATGGGCAGAAACCCCCTGGGGCCTCAGAGCCCATCACAGTGAAGTTTGCTGCCAACCCCAACCAGGCCAAGAACTCCCAGGTCATCAACCAACTCAACCACAACCAGGGTCGGCGCTTTGGGGGCCCAGTACACCACCAGGCCCAGAGATTCAG GTTCTCTCCGATGAGTGTAGACCACATGAGCAGCATGTCTACGGTCAGCGCTGAAGGGAACTCCACGGCCGGCTGGTGTATCTTCATTTACAACCTGGGCCAGGACGCTGACGAGGGCATCCTGTGGCAGATGTTCGGGCCCTTCGGAGCCGTCACCAACGTCAAGGTCATCCGCGACTTCAACACCAATAAGTGCAAAGGCTTCGGCTTCGTCACCATGACCAACTACGAGGAGGCGGCCATGGCCATCGCCAGCCTCAACGGTTACCGGCTTGGAGACAAGATACTGCAGGTTTCCTTCAAAACCAGCAAGGGGGGTCACAAGTAA